Proteins from a genomic interval of Medicago truncatula cultivar Jemalong A17 chromosome 3, MtrunA17r5.0-ANR, whole genome shotgun sequence:
- the LOC11407957 gene encoding receptor-like protein EIX2, with product MFGGLIPSTLGNLSSLYYLSIGSNNFSGSIPHSLKNLSELHYINLWSNRLSGEVLGHLSDWRQLEIMNLGENEFSATIPINLSQKLEVVILRANQLEGTIPTQLFNLPYLFHLDLAQNKLSGSIPERTIDLSANSLSGKVPLELFRLVQVQTLNLSHNNFVGTIPKTIGGMKNMESLDLSNNKFFGEIPHGMSLLTFLSYLNLSYNNFDGKIPVGTQLQSFNASSYIGNLKLCGSPLNNCSTEEENPKNAENEDDESLKESLYLGMGVGFAVGFWGICGSLFLIRKWRHAYFRFIYGVGNRLYVTLKVIMYVEDPILLWKSLI from the exons ATGTTTGGTGGTCTCATTCCTTCAACTCTAGGAAACCTCTCATCCTTATATTACTTATCTATTGGCTCTAATAATTTCTCTg GATCAATTCCACATAGTTTAAAGAACTTGTCAGAATTACATTACATTAACCTTTGGAGTAATAGGCTATCTGGTGAAGTTCTAGGACACCTCTCTGATTGGAGACAATTGGAAATCATGAACTTGggagaaaatgaattttctgCAACAATACCAATCaatttatcacaaaaattaGAAGTTGTCATATTGAGAGCTAACCAATTAGAAGGAACTATTCCAACACAATTATTCAATCTTCCTTACTTGTTTCATTTGGACCTTGCACAAAACAAACTTTCAGGATCTATACCAGA GCGAACTATTGACCTTTCAGCCAATAGCTTGTCTGGAAAAGTGCCATTGGAATTGTTTCGGCTTGTTCAAGTTCAAACATTAAACTTATCTCACAACAATTTTGTGGGAACAATACCGAAAACGATTGGAGGCATGAAAAATATGGAATCTCTCGACCTCTCTAATAACAAGTTTTTTGGTGAAATTCCTCATGGTATGTCTCTCTTGACCTTTTTGAgttatttgaatttatcatataataattttgatggaaaaatcCCGGTCGGTACACAACTTCAAAGTTTTAATGCATCGAGCTACATTGGCAATCTTAAATTATGTGGATCTCCTCTTAATAATTGTTCCACGGAAGAAGAAAATCCTAAAAATGCAGAGAATGAGGATGATGAATCTCTAAAAGAATCATTGTACCTTGGTATGGGAGTGGGATTTGCAGTAGGTTTCTGGGGGATTTGTGGTTCTTTGTTTCTTATTCGAAAATGGAGGCATGCATACTTTCGGTTTATATATGGAGTGGGTAACAGGCTCTATGTAACTTTGAAG GTGATTATGTATGTGGAAGATCCTATACTGCTATGGAAATCGTTGATATaa